The DNA window AAAGGTTGCGGTCGAGTAGTGgtgaattcgttagccttgccttactatcaatttgcttaataaaacaatcaaaattatcaatgatggAGAATATTCCTAATGCTATCCCGACATCAGAAGTGGGATCGGACGCGCATCTAGTGATTTCTCAAGAACAGTGGCGTAGTTTATTAGACgcacaaaaagaaaatacgttGCAGTTAATCAACGCGATGAAAGCCGCGCAACCGGTGAAAAACAACGCGAATGTGACCCTACCTAAGTTTGACCCGGAAAAGTTTGGAGCCGAACCACTAGCCTGGTGTGCAGCAGTGGACATGTGTATGGGAGAAAATCCATTGGAGGGAAGTAATCTGATAATTACACTTAGTAAAGCCCTGGAAGGAAGTGCGTCTCAATGGCTCcctgaaatttgtttttcgggCATCACTTGGTCACAATTTAAGGACCTATTCATTGAACGTTTTGAAGGCGCTGAAACACCGGCTGCCAAGTTGACAGCTATCCTGAATAGTAAACCGAAAGAAGGAGAATGTCTATCGATATATGGAACACGCTTGATGAATTCGTTAATGACTAGATGGAAATCCATGACGACTGAAGAAATCGCAATAGCCACAGTACTGACCCATATGGCAAAGTTTGATGGACGATTGCAACGTACactatttactacaaaaattaCGACGAGAACACAGTTGCAACAAGAACTGAAGGCCTTTTCGTATGGAAAACGGAAAATACCCGAACTATCGACGGAAATAGATTCAAAAAAACCCAAAGTAATAAGCGTCAGGTGCCATCGTTGTGGAAAACTTGGCCACAAAATCGCCGACTGCCGTTTCAAAAGGCAAGAAAGAAATGGTTCGGATACAAGGATATCAACAAATCTCAATCACAAAGACTCAGTGACTTGCTTTAAATGCGGTGAGGTTGGACACATCTCGACAAGATGTACTAACCATGAAGCGAGGGCATCGACATCTTCTGGAAAGAAAGAGGCCAATGTGAAGCGGGTCAATATGTGTCATATTTCTGGACCAACTGGCACTTTGATTCATTCGGGTGAGatgtatcatttttattttgattctgGGGCAGATTGTTCATTGATGGTAGAAAAAGTAGCTAGTAAATTCCATGGTAAAAGATTTGATAAAGTAATAACGCTAAAGGGCATAGGTAATGCTACTGTATTTAGTACAATTCAGATTCGAGCCGAAGTAAttataaatggaattttaattgaaattttgtttcacGTAATACCAGACACATACTTGAATTGTAATATAATGATTGGTCGTGAAATTCTTAGCCAAGGTTTTAACGTTGTCATGACAAATGATAGGGTTGATCTTTTTACATCTTTATCCGTTAGTGCATGTGTAGCGAAAGTAAACAGTGACAAATTCGATTTGAACGAAATAGAAACCGATGTGACTGGCAAAGACAGATCCCTCTTAATAAGCGTATTATCAGAATTTtctgattattttattaagcaGATTCCGCGTACACGAGTGTCgactggaaaattgaaaattcggcTAGTCGATTCTAATAAAACCGTGCAGAGAAGGGCGTACCGCCTCAGTCCAGACGAAAAACAGATAGTTAGGGATAGAATTGACGAACTGCTAGAAGCAGGTGTAATTCGGCCTAGTTGTTCCCCATTTTCGAGCCCAATGTTGCTTGTCAAAAAGAAAGACGGCTCGCACCGTCTATGTGTAGATTACCGCGAATTAAATGCGAATACGGTTTCTGACAAATTCCCATTACCGCTTATTTCTGAGCAGATCGCTAGGTTATCTGGCTCAAAATACTTTACATGTCTGGACATGGCGAGCGGGTTTCATCAGATTCCTGTGCACGAAGATTCAATTGAACGAACGGCTTTTGTTACTCCGGAGGGTCAGTATGAGTGGTTAGCTATGCCTTTTGGCTTAAAAAATGCTCTGGCTGTTTTTCAACGAGCTGTGATAAATGCGCTGGGAGATCTAGCATATTCATATGTCGTAGTGTACATGGATGATATCATGATTTTGGGAACAACAGTGGATGAATCAATCGCACGGATGAGAACAGTATTAGAAAGATTCACAAAAGCCGgattttctttcaataaaaaaaaatgctctttTCTCAAAAGTACTGTCCAATATTTGGGTTATGAAGTCAGTAATGGCGAAGTCCGGCCAAACGCGAGGAAAATTCAAGCTTTGACCTCCTTGCCACCGCCACAAACCGTCACCCAGTTAAGACAATTCATCGGATTATCTTcgtatttcagaaaatttatcCCTAAATTCTCACAGATGATGAAATCTCTTTATCAAATGACTTCGTGTAAAAAGGACTTCCAGTGGAAGCCTGAACATGAATCTAGTCGCAAACAAGTGATTTCATTGTTGACTAACGAACCTGTTTTGATGATATTTGATCCACAATATCCTATTGAATTGTATACGGATGCAAGTGCAGATGGTTATGGGGCAATACTTATACAAAAAGTAGACAGTTTACCGCGAGTTGTAGAATATTTTAGTAAGGGGACCTCAAACACGGAATCTAAATATCATTCTTACGAATTAGAGACTTTGGCGGTAGTGAACGCTATTAAACATTTCAGGCACTATTTGCAAGGACGACGATTTACTGTATTTACCGATTGTAATTCACTAAAATCTTCGCGAAACAAGCTCGATTTGACACCTAGAGTACATCGATGGTGGGCATTCTTGCAAGCGTATGATTTTGATATCGAATATAGGGAAGGAAAACGAATGGCTCATGCTGATTTCTTTTCCCGAAACCAAGTTCCGATAAATCAGAATCGTCCGGAGAGATCTCATAGTAGGGTAGTAGAGAAACGGGTAAATCTTGCTAAAATTTCGAGTAACTGGTTGCTAGCGGAACAGCGTAAAGATGGAGAACTAGTAGCGTTAGTATCTAagattcaaaataatgaattaccTGAAACTATTGCAAAAACTTATGAAATAAGGACAGGAATAGTACATCGGAAAATTCAACGAAATGGAAGGAGTAGGTGTCTACCTATCATTCCTCGCGCTTTTAGATGGTCTGTGATCAACCAGGTACACGAATCGATTATGCATTTGGGCTGGGACAAAACTCTGGACAAAGTTTACGAGCATTATTGGTTCGAACACATGACAAAGTATGTGCATAAATTCGTCGATAACTGCATCACATGCAAATTATCGAAATCAAGTACAGGAAAAATTCAGTCAGAACTTCATCCTATCCCAAAAGTAGCAATTCCGTGGCATACTATACACATGGATATAACGGGAAAATTAAGTGGGAAGAGTGACCTGAAAGAATATGTAATAGTTGCAGTAGATGCGTTCACCAAATATACCCTTCTATACCAcaccttaaaaattgattctaGTAGTTGTATCAAAGctataaaatttgctatttcgCTGTTTGGTGTACCGGTGCGAATAATTGCTGATCAGGGAAGGTGTTTCTCGAGTAAGGAATTTCGTGAATTTTGTTCCTTGCAAAGTATAAAATTACACTTGGTAGCAACTGGTACTAGTAGGGCTAATGGGCAAGTAGAAAGGGTTATGAGTACGCTCAAAAATATGATGACGGCTATTGAAACTAGTGATAGGTCTTGGCAAGACGCGCTGGAAGACATCCAATTGGCTTTGAATTGCACGATCCATCGTTCTATAAAGGCTACTCCTTTGGAATTATTAGTTGGAAGGGTTGCTCGACCGTTAGGATTAGTAGTAGATAGTGTAGACAATGATAATTTAACCTGTAACATTGAGGAACTTAGGAATAGGGCAGTAAAAGCCATGCAGAATGTAGCCGATTATGATAAGCTAAGATTTGATCGGGCAAgggcaaaaataattagacatAAAGTTGGGGATTTtgttttactcaaaaacgagGAAAGACACCAGACAAAACTTGACCCAAAATTCAAAGGGCCTTTCTTAATAACTGAAGTATTAGAAGGCGATCGGTATACTTTAAAATCGTTAAGTAATAATCGAACATATAAATATGCACATGAGAGTTTACGAAAGATGCCCGAAAGTAATATTCCCATGGAGTttgaaaacgttgaaagagacgttagtggagaaaacgttgaaagagacgttagtggggaaaacgttgaaagagacgttagtgtggaaaacgttgaaagagacgttagtgaggaaaacgttgaaagagacgttaGTGAGTAGAacgttgaaagagacgttGTATTAGCAGACACTGGGGTAGCTTTACATATGTCTTACTACAACTGCAAGTAACAACAGTCGAATGTTGTTTATTGCGTAGTGGGTAGGAGACAGCGTAGAGAAGTTGTTAAAAACGGAATTAGATTAGAAGAATATTTGAGcctttatttttaagctcataTCTAATCGCTATTTGGAGTgatttattcttattattccACGCTGATTCTGCTTAGAGTCAATTCTCTTAGGCggcaaataataatcagaatCAGCATTGCCGATTGCTTTCTTTTAATCATAAGATATTAGCGTTAGTCAGTTCATTTTTACCGCTTCATATAGCCAgaacttaaattaataataaactcttTTTCGGATCGACTTGTGTTTAATTTAACAGAAGTTATGTGtcagagagagagaaagagagagagtaGTTCAAGGGATATTACTAGGGGATCTGTATTCTCTTGtgttgatgaaaaaaaaagaaaaaagaaaagaaacagttGAATTTGGGAAATGTTTTGTCTAAACAAGTTAGGGAAATTATTCGAATTGAACTGATTGTCgtctttgaattttagaatcaCTCGAGGACGAGTGAAATGTCAGGTTGGCcgtgtcggagatttattagttcttaagttttaaatgtaaaatttgagttagcaataaggCTGAAGAGCAGGTtgacaggtttatcgtggagacaaagcactgtcgaacgaggtcactattaccgacgcaattaagggccatgtgtgcagtttcggtccgtgggaaaaccaggacgaacaggtaCCATCCCTTAAGTCAAGAGGACCACGGGGGATGGGAACTGTGAAGAAGgcagaaattgaaaagaaggGAAAGGTTGCGGTCGAGTAGTGgtgaattcgttagccttgccttactatcaatttgcttaataaaacaatcaaaattatcaatgatggAGAATATTCCTAATGCTACCCCGACATATGCATGAAGGGTACTAAAACCTCGGACTCGAGAGAGACTTGTTAAGATAGAAGGTTgatgacaaaaaaacattggcgtcctttattttttattgaaaatctgaCTATTTGATATTCTATTATAAGGgattattttgccaatattACAAGACCTAATGATTAtcattactgggtggtgcatttcgtATAAGACTCAGTGTATGCTGCTTTCATCATCAGGTGCCATGTGAAGCGTTCTGCTCCTGGAAGAATGTCTATAACCcacaggaaaaaataattctgttaTCACACGTTAATGGGGATTGTTCGTGATTGTGCAACTAAAGTATTCCGGTCAGAAATTCTGGAATGCCATTCGTTGCATTCATCAATATATGCTCAGCAGTTTCTCTGCTTTTAAAATCAATGGTAACACACGAAGGACTGATGattttaaagtgaaaattgtATGCATCACCGATAACACATTTATTGCCTGTTCTGAAGAAAACCTTTTTGCCTTCGCTGTTCATTTAAGTGGTTGTTTATTGatctaaatgtttttaaatcaaatttaggaGCTAATTTTTGGTAACATTTTGGACTGTTAGTAAACCTCGAACCCTCTGCAAATGAAGTACAGTATCTCTAGTATTTATACTATCCGCAAAACCTATATCGTTAAATATcttgaacaaatttacataTATCGCGAGACAATGAGTAATAAGCGAAACTCCAAAGCACCCCAGGTATATTCAACATCATCTTCTAATTGAAGGCGCAGTTATACCGCACAGGAAAAAGacttaaaatcataaaaagatatttgaatttgtaGAATAAGGTATTTGCAGGTCTTGGGAAAGTTGATAGCACTTGATACCGACAAGCGGGTgaagttaataaaataaaaaaaaatagaataaattgaaagtgaataataatgttttaattaaatttgaataatatattTGTTGATGTTTGGGCTATCGAATGATCACCGGAGCAAAGTTGTAGGTTGAAGTGTTCACTTTTTTGGTAATGTGGTGAAGCACCATCCAACTGAAACCACATATTCGTTTAAAAGTCTGGGCAGGAATAGTTGACAATTTTCTCTTAGGTCCGGTCTTCATGCCTCCGCGATTAAATGATGAataatttatactttttttaagaaattcatttAGAGATTTACTAGATGATTTGCCCTTGGGGGATGAGACGGTGGGTAGGGTCCGGAAGGTCGCCGAGGTCCGGGTTGGCATCAGCAGATGCCGACTCAGGAAGCTGAGGGACTCCGGGCGCTGCTACCGATGTTGGGGAGTTGGCAATAAGGCCAGTGCGTGCGAGGGCGTGGATAGGGCACGCCTGTGCGCCGGACGCGTCAAGGAGGGGCACAGGGCCGTGGAGTGTAAAAACTCCCGGTACTGCCCCCTCTGCGACGCGGAAGGCCACAGTGCGGGAGGTCCAAATTGTGGGGGAGGAGCTAAAAGGGCTCCTAAGTCCGTGCCCTTGCGGGCAACTAAAGAGAAGGGTGACCGCTCTCCCTCTCCGCCCAAAAAAGGAGCGGGAGAGAAGGTGCCCAAAAAAGGGGAAAAGTCCGACTCTCCCCCTTC is part of the Euwallacea fornicatus isolate EFF26 chromosome 33, ASM4011564v1, whole genome shotgun sequence genome and encodes:
- the LOC136348577 gene encoding uncharacterized protein, with the protein product MENIPNAIPTSEVGSDAHLVISQEQWRSLLDAQKENTLQLINAMKAAQPVKNNANVTLPKFDPEKFGAEPLAWCAAVDMCMGENPLEGSNLIITLSKALEGSASQWLPEICFSGITWSQFKDLFIERFEGAETPAAKLTAILNSKPKEGECLSIYGTRLMNSLMTRWKSMTTEEIAIATVLTHMAKFDGRLQRTLFTTKITTRTQLQQELKAFSYGKRKIPELSTEIDSKKPKVISVRCHRCGKLGHKIADCRFKRQERNGSDTRISTNLNHKDSVTCFKCGEVGHISTRCTNHEARASTSSGKKEANVKRVNMCHISGPTGTLIHSGEMYHFYFDSGADCSLMVEKVASKFHGKRFDKVITLKGIGNATVFSTIQIRAEVIINGILIEILFHVIPDTYLNCNIMIGREILSQGFNVVMTNDRVDLFTSLSVSACVAKVNSDKFDLNEIETDVTGKDRSLLISVLSEFSDYFIKQIPRTRVSTGKLKIRLVDSNKTVQRRAYRLSPDEKQIVRDRIDELLEAGVIRPSCSPFSSPMLLVKKKDGSHRLCVDYRELNANTVSDKFPLPLISEQIARLSGSKYFTCLDMASGFHQIPVHEDSIERTAFVTPEGQYEWLAMPFGLKNALAVFQRAVINALGDLAYSYVVVYMDDIMILGTTVDESIARMRTVLERFTKAGFSFNKKKCSFLKSTVQYLGYEVSNGEVRPNARKIQALTSLPPPQTVTQLRQFIGLSSYFRKFIPKFSQMMKSLYQMTSCKKDFQWKPEHESSRKQVISLLTNEPVLMIFDPQYPIELYTDASADGYGAILIQKVDSLPRVVEYFSKGTSNTESKYHSYELETLAVVNAIKHFRHYLQGRRFTVFTDCNSLKSSRNKLDLTPRVHRWWAFLQAYDFDIEYREGKRMAHADFFSRNQVPINQNRPERSHSRVVEKRVNLAKISSNWLLAEQRKDGELVALVSKIQNNELPETIAKTYEIRTGIVHRKIQRNGRSRCLPIIPRAFRWSVINQVHESIMHLGWDKTLDKVYEHYWFEHMTKYVHKFVDNCITCKLSKSSTGKIQSELHPIPKVAIPWHTIHMDITGKLSGKSDLKEYVIVAVDAFTKYTLLYHTLKIDSSSCIKAIKFAISLFGVPVRIIADQGRCFSSKEFREFCSLQSIKLHLVATGTSRANGQVERVMSTLKNMMTAIETSDRSWQDALEDIQLALNCTIHRSIKATPLELLVGRVARPLGLVVDSVDNDNLTCNIEELRNRAVKAMQNVADYDKLRFDRARAKIIRHKVGDFVLLKNEERHQTKLDPKFKGPFLITEVLEGDRYTLKSLSNNRTYKYAHESLRKMPESNIPMEFENVERDVSGENVERDVSGENVERDVSVENVERDVSEENVERDVNDLPLGDETVGRVRKVAEVRVGISRCRLRKLRDSGRCYRCWGVGNKASACEGVDRARLCAGRVKEGHRAVECKNSRYCPLCDAEGHSAGGPNCGGGAKRAPKSVPLRATKEKGDRSPSPPKKGAGEKVPKKGEKSDSPPSGGGQDQTKKEADCGQKSGPPPSGGGQDPTKTGGNRSPSLPNGGGWEKDPKKGEKKKLPTFPPWEEGRKRGERRVRVRIRGLSLLWGEGGIAVRTRRATPHPPLRRGWRPRSRTAPANEDRPAERRTNQINLDRKRLATTLLSQVIKERGIDVVLGQEPNKTKRNEIRDWCDDAFIWPADHVRVESIHKGRDFVAVGLGWITLISAYFSPNRRADDFVAFLSMLEEPNDVPRVTTEEIRQAVGSLKSRKAPGLDGLPNEVLKLYLGAAPQGMASCVNSILTSGEYPKVWKRTRLVLVEKPKRDPGADVSYRPICLVDGLGKVAEKVVKTRLLNDANAFGMLSASGHENSGGD